A part of Micromonospora chersina genomic DNA contains:
- a CDS encoding PadR family transcriptional regulator: protein MKAQALHGHLDALLLAVLEQGALHGYAIIEALRARSGGTLDLPTGTIYPALRRLERAGYVASEWSIVNGRERRTYQLTEAGGRALAGERAGWREFSATVGRFLGADEPPTAPA, encoded by the coding sequence ATGAAGGCCCAGGCGCTGCACGGACACCTGGACGCGCTGCTGCTCGCGGTGCTGGAGCAGGGCGCCCTGCACGGCTACGCGATCATCGAGGCGCTCCGGGCCCGCAGCGGCGGCACCCTGGACCTGCCGACCGGCACCATCTATCCGGCGCTGCGCCGCCTGGAGCGGGCCGGCTACGTGGCCAGCGAGTGGAGCATCGTCAACGGCCGGGAGCGGCGCACCTACCAGCTCACCGAGGCCGGCGGCCGGGCGCTCGCGGGGGAGCGCGCGGGGTGGCGCGAGTTCAGCGCCACCGTGGGCCGCTTCCTCGGCGCCGACGAGCCGCCGACGGCTCCGGCCTGA
- a CDS encoding transposase, with protein sequence MSREEDDAVALVRVYCGLASADPADRSASAGSALTSAVVDDAGRLLHVCEIGDDPAGYAQLVALLVERSGGPSGAAIAADSDDHTVTSLLSAAGRPLAIADDDSVDDFAERFADDDSLEEMQSPPAERRAVGLARALQAGALSAVTLPAPRDLANYKQVLAAHAALASGRHSAAVALREVLRELYPAALRAYPDPAEPVSLAVLDALPEPGMLTGTVTRGREVAVAADAVAAHLAAEGVADADSINDAVTALRVAISETPRRAAVNRALTAAVAETVRQAVASVRACDAGCDALVGALSARVTTPAPAPGRRAAARRGEQVEELVPSAASGLRPVRPTEPEPALEQAARRGRPEPAPGLVGRRSRPEPVSGPAASASPRPLGPPPVAPAPVAPPPVAPAPVTPAANLGRPTSAPPARHEPTGAPLPSRVDGPTNRPISAPPPPPPGITPIAPAQRGAVPPAEAGEPFRPTLTTAAINKARAERQRTVIPPRPKTNQEPPTGGFSATDLTIPVPTPRPGQESAPPGSRANWPLVNTGEDQDNRAKETAYPYGHGVDAPSDPGRVTPPWLADDLPQEPPMLRLVEPPPLADRALRDELNPPTDPGLDAPSLRLVDRAEANRPNRPAPRADMPAPLERRPAPKEHRPPPVSDEGDGDLLIFAQAKSAWFVGHGDEADLDWSTTADTGWQAAEQAARPSVGSETKAGLPKRVPQANLVPGSPLREERPLRIVRNAASLAENTTGYFRGWRRGQEIGGFAVGGRPGREAAGGWDFSRDTGDRDDDREYEYRSAGYRS encoded by the coding sequence GTGTCCCGGGAGGAGGACGACGCCGTGGCGCTCGTGCGCGTGTACTGCGGTCTGGCCTCGGCGGATCCGGCCGACCGGTCGGCTTCGGCCGGATCGGCGCTGACGTCCGCTGTGGTCGACGACGCAGGCCGTCTGCTGCATGTCTGCGAGATCGGTGACGACCCGGCTGGCTACGCCCAGCTTGTCGCGCTGCTCGTGGAGCGGTCGGGCGGGCCGAGCGGCGCGGCCATCGCGGCCGACAGCGACGACCACACGGTCACCTCGCTGCTCAGCGCGGCGGGCCGGCCACTGGCGATCGCGGACGACGACTCGGTCGACGACTTCGCCGAGCGCTTCGCCGACGACGACTCGCTGGAGGAGATGCAGTCCCCGCCGGCCGAACGTCGGGCGGTCGGACTGGCCCGGGCGCTCCAGGCCGGCGCGCTCTCCGCGGTGACCCTCCCGGCGCCGCGCGACCTCGCCAACTACAAGCAGGTCCTCGCGGCGCACGCGGCACTGGCCAGCGGCCGGCACTCCGCCGCGGTCGCGCTGCGCGAGGTCCTCCGCGAGCTCTACCCGGCCGCGCTGCGCGCGTACCCCGACCCGGCCGAGCCGGTCTCCCTGGCCGTCCTCGACGCGCTGCCCGAGCCGGGCATGCTCACCGGCACCGTGACCCGGGGCCGCGAGGTCGCGGTCGCGGCGGACGCCGTCGCCGCGCACCTGGCCGCCGAGGGCGTGGCGGACGCCGACAGCATCAACGACGCGGTGACCGCGCTGCGGGTCGCCATCTCCGAGACGCCCCGGCGGGCCGCCGTCAACCGGGCGCTCACCGCCGCCGTCGCCGAGACCGTGCGGCAGGCGGTCGCCTCGGTGCGGGCCTGCGACGCCGGCTGCGACGCGCTGGTCGGCGCACTGAGCGCACGGGTCACCACGCCCGCTCCGGCGCCCGGCCGCCGGGCCGCCGCCCGCCGCGGCGAGCAGGTCGAGGAGCTGGTCCCGTCGGCCGCCTCCGGTCTGCGCCCGGTGCGCCCGACCGAGCCCGAGCCGGCCCTGGAGCAGGCCGCCCGGCGCGGCCGCCCCGAGCCGGCCCCGGGACTGGTGGGTCGGCGCAGCCGCCCCGAGCCGGTCTCCGGTCCGGCCGCATCGGCCTCGCCCCGGCCGCTCGGTCCGCCACCGGTGGCCCCCGCGCCGGTCGCGCCGCCGCCCGTCGCTCCCGCCCCGGTCACCCCGGCCGCCAACCTGGGCCGGCCGACCTCCGCGCCGCCCGCCCGTCACGAGCCGACCGGCGCGCCACTGCCGTCCCGGGTGGACGGGCCGACCAACCGGCCGATCTCCGCGCCGCCACCGCCGCCGCCCGGGATCACCCCGATCGCACCGGCGCAGCGCGGCGCCGTGCCGCCGGCCGAGGCGGGGGAACCGTTCCGTCCGACGCTGACCACCGCGGCCATCAACAAGGCCCGCGCCGAACGGCAGCGCACGGTCATCCCGCCGCGCCCCAAGACCAACCAGGAGCCGCCGACCGGTGGCTTCAGCGCCACCGACCTCACCATCCCGGTGCCGACGCCCCGCCCCGGCCAGGAGTCCGCGCCCCCGGGCTCCCGGGCCAACTGGCCGCTGGTCAACACCGGCGAGGACCAGGACAACCGGGCCAAGGAAACGGCCTACCCGTACGGGCATGGTGTGGACGCACCGAGCGACCCGGGCCGGGTCACCCCGCCCTGGCTCGCGGACGACCTGCCGCAGGAGCCGCCGATGCTGCGGCTGGTGGAGCCTCCGCCGCTGGCCGACCGGGCGCTGCGCGACGAGCTGAACCCGCCGACCGACCCCGGGCTGGACGCGCCGTCGCTGCGGCTGGTCGACCGGGCGGAAGCCAACCGGCCGAACCGTCCGGCGCCCCGCGCCGACATGCCCGCCCCGCTGGAGCGGCGGCCCGCGCCGAAGGAGCACCGGCCGCCGCCGGTGTCCGACGAGGGCGACGGCGACCTGCTGATCTTCGCGCAGGCGAAGTCCGCCTGGTTCGTCGGGCACGGCGACGAGGCCGACCTCGACTGGTCGACCACCGCGGACACCGGCTGGCAGGCGGCCGAGCAGGCGGCCCGCCCGTCGGTGGGCTCGGAGACCAAGGCCGGCCTGCCCAAGCGGGTCCCGCAGGCCAACCTGGTGCCCGGCTCGCCGCTGCGCGAGGAGCGTCCACTGCGGATCGTCCGGAACGCGGCCAGCCTCGCCGAGAACACCACCGGATACTTCCGGGGTTGGCGGCGCGGTCAGGAGATCGGTGGCTTCGCCGTCGGCGGCCGCCCCGGCCGGGAGGCGGCCGGCGGGTGGGACTTCAGCCGCGACACCGGTGACCGCGACGACGACCGGGAATACGAGTACCGCTCCGCCGGCTACCGGTCCTGA
- a CDS encoding DNA primase, translated as MARQSPQRPDADEPELDDTTASAAADEDEVDRPAADRALWDELRIDPVEIALPAGTGFTLRAYRPARELTPTDVAERDQDDPFLARRQVVETEDDEEVVILDEEFAALSAEEEDEEEDDEKRADRRGRGKTEAAEVADEDEADEDEDEADAAGDEEVPVFLTHRGKLLLFKTPESLVSFIRSGAPNDLSQLDSWNELSERVEPADIAPLDEDTYELDLVVENLRGGHDAWDPTLLIEAGEIARDLAYALRLPGVLDMLSAGSSLDDLDEALRASVNGGIGGFMGRRRLKKIGAQTASLGWRTIVGKISAVVDWRD; from the coding sequence GTGGCCCGCCAGTCGCCCCAACGGCCCGACGCCGACGAGCCCGAGCTCGACGACACCACCGCGTCGGCCGCAGCAGACGAGGACGAGGTCGACCGCCCGGCGGCGGACCGCGCGCTCTGGGACGAGCTGCGCATCGACCCGGTGGAGATCGCCCTGCCCGCCGGCACCGGCTTCACCCTGCGGGCCTACCGGCCGGCGCGGGAGCTGACCCCGACCGACGTCGCCGAGCGCGACCAGGACGACCCCTTCCTGGCCCGCCGCCAGGTCGTCGAGACCGAGGACGACGAGGAGGTGGTGATCCTCGACGAGGAGTTCGCCGCCCTCTCCGCCGAGGAAGAGGACGAGGAAGAGGACGACGAGAAGCGGGCCGACCGGCGCGGGCGCGGCAAGACCGAGGCGGCCGAGGTCGCCGACGAGGACGAAGCCGACGAGGACGAGGACGAGGCGGACGCCGCCGGCGACGAGGAGGTGCCCGTCTTCCTCACCCACCGCGGCAAGCTGCTGCTGTTCAAGACCCCGGAGTCGCTTGTCAGTTTCATCCGTTCCGGCGCGCCCAACGACCTGTCCCAACTGGACAGCTGGAATGAACTGTCCGAACGGGTGGAACCGGCCGACATCGCCCCGTTGGACGAGGACACCTACGAGCTCGACCTGGTAGTGGAGAACCTCCGCGGCGGCCACGACGCGTGGGACCCCACGCTGTTGATCGAAGCCGGCGAGATCGCCCGTGACCTGGCGTACGCACTGCGCCTACCGGGCGTGCTCGACATGCTCTCGGCCGGCTCCAGCCTGGACGACCTGGACGAGGCGTTGCGCGCCTCTGTCAACGGCGGAATCGGTGGATTCATGGGTCGGCGCCGGCTCAAGAAAATCGGGGCACAAACCGCAAGTTTGGGTTGGCGCACCATTGTCGGCAAGATCTCTGCTGTTGTGGACTGGCGCGACTGA